The following proteins are encoded in a genomic region of Prionailurus viverrinus isolate Anna chromosome E3, UM_Priviv_1.0, whole genome shotgun sequence:
- the SRRM2 gene encoding serine/arginine repetitive matrix protein 2 isoform X2 — translation MYNGIGLPTPRGSGTNGYVQRNLSLVRGRRGERPDYKGEEELRRLEAALVKRPNPDILDHERKRRVELRCLELEEMMEEQGYEEQQIQEKVATFRLMLLEKDVNPGGKEETPGQRPAVTETHQLAELNEKKNERLRAAFGISDSYVDGSSFDPQRRAREAKQPAPEPPKPYSLVRESSSSRSPTPKQKKKKKKKDRGRRSESSSPRRERKKSSKKKKHRSESESKKRKHRSPTPKSKRKSKDKKRKRSRSTTPAPKSRRAHRSTSADSASSSDTSRSRSRSAAAKTHTITLTGRSPSPVSGRRGEGDAPSKEQGTTNTGQPSSPEPSTKQPSSPHEDKDKDKEKSAIRPSPSPERSSAGPEPPAPTPLLAEQHGGSPQPLATTTLSQEPVNPPSEASPTRGRSPPKSPEKPPQSSSESCPPSPQPTKVSRHASSSPESPKPAPAPGSRREISSSPASKSRSHGRAKRDKSHSHTPSRRVGRSRSPTTTKRGRSRSRTPTKRGHSRSRSPQWRRSRSAQRWGRSRSPQRRGRSRSPQRPGWSRSRNTQRRGRSRSARRGRSHSRSPAARGRSRSRTPARRARSRSRTPARRRSRSRTPARRRSRSRTPARRGRSRSRTPARRRSRTRSPVRRRSRSRSPARRSGRSRSRTPARRRSRSRTPARRGRSRSRTPARRGRSRSRTPVRRGRSRSRTPARRRSRSRSLVRRGRSHSRTPQRRGRSGSSSERKNKSRASQRRSRSNSSPEMKKSRVSSRRSRSLSSPRSKAKSRLSLRRSLSGSSPCPKQKSRTPPRRSRSGSSQPKAKSRTPPRRSRSGSSPPSNQKSKTPSRQSCSSSSPQPKVKSGTPPRQGSVTSPQANEQSATPQIQSRSESSPDPEVKSMTPSRHSCSGSSPPRVKSSTPPRGSRSGSSSPQPKVKALMSPVHSHSGSSSPSPSRVTSKTPPRQSRSESPCSKMESRLLQRHSRSRSSSPDTKVKPGTPPRQSHSGSTSPCPKVKPQTPSGHSLCGSKSPCSQEKSKDLPAQSSGSFSLCPGVKSTTPPGEMYFVSSSLQQKGQSQTSPDPRSDTSSPDMKRSHSESPSLQSKSHTPLKGGRSRSSSPITELTPRSPTRPDRSELSSPRLKSGMSPEQSKSQSDSFPYPAMDSKSLLGQSRLEPSEPKEKTGLLLQEDITVSSPGPRDKSSPFPVQDKSESSPVLRETPKTPSRERGGVGSSPDTKDQSMSAKPSQDEELMEVEKSEESSNQVLSHLSPELKEMAGGNFESSPEIEERPVSLTLDQSQSQTSLEAEVPAVASTWSGPHFSPEHKELSNSSPRENSFGSPLEFRNSGPVAEMNAGFSPEVKEDLNGSFPNQLETDPFVDMKEQSTRSSRRSSSELSPDAVEKAGMSSNQSVSSPVLDAVPRTPSRERSSSASPELKDGLPRTPSRRSRSGSSPGLRDGSGTPSRHSLSGSSPGMKDIPRTPSRGRSECDSSPEPKALPQTPRPRSRSPSSPELNNKCLTPQRERSGSESSVEQKTMARTPLGQRSRSGSSQELDGKPSASPQERSESDSSPDSKAKTRVPLRERSRSGSSPEVDSKARPSPRRSRSGSSPEVKDKLRVAPRAQSGSDSSPEPKAPALRALPRRSRSGSSSKGRGPSPDGSSSSESSPEHPPKSRTARRSSRSSPEPKTKSRTPPRRRSSRSSPELTRKARLSRRSRSASSSPETRSRTPPRRRRSPSVSSPEPAEKSRSSRRRRSASSPRAKTTSRRGRSPSPKPRGLQRSRSRSRREKTRTTRRRDRSGSSQSTSRRRQRSRSRSRVTRRRRGGSGYHSRSPARQESSRTSSRRRRGRSRTPPASRKRSRSRTSPAPWKRSRSRASPATHRRSRSRTPLVSRRRSRSRTSPVSRRRSRSRTSVTRRRSRSRASPVSRRRSRSRTPPVTRRRSRSRTPTRRRSRSRTPPVTRRRSRSRTPPVTRRRSRSRTSPIARRRSRSRTSPVTRRRSRSRTSPVTRRRSRSRTSPVTRRRSRSRTPPAIRRRSRSRTPLLPRKRSRSRSPLAIRRRSRSRTPRTTRGKRSLTRSPPAIRRRSASGSSSDRSRSATPPATRNHSGSRTPPVALNSSRMSCFSRPSMSPTPLDRCRSPGMLEPLGSSRTPMSVLQQAGGSMMDGPGPRIPDHPRTSVPENHAQSRIALALTAISLGTARPPPSMSAAGLAARMSQVPAPVPLMSLRTAPAASLASRIPAASAAAMNLAGARTPAIPTAVNLADSRTPAAAAAMNLASPRTAVAPSAVNLADPRTPTAPAVNLAGARTPAALAALSLTGSGTPPTAANYPSSSRTAQAAAPANLVGPRSAHATAPVNIASSRTPPAMAPASLTSARMAPALSGANLTSPRVPLTAYERVSGRTSPPLLDRARSRTPPGGPGSRTPPSALSQSRMTSERAPSPTSRMVQASSQCVLPPAQDRPRSPVPSAFSDQSRALLAQTTPVAGSQSLSSGTVAKTTSSAGDHNGMLSGPVPGVSHPEGGETPASTGAQQPSALATLQPAKERRSSSSSSSSSSSSSSSSSSSSSSSSSGSSSSDSEGSSLPAQPEVALKRVPSPTPAPKEAVREGRPPEPTPAKRKRRSSSSSSSSSSSSSSSSSSSSSSSSSSSSSSSSSSSSSSTSSSPSPAKPGPQALPKPASPKKPPPGERRSRSPRKPIDSLRDSRSLSYSPAERRRPSPQPSPRDQQSSERGSRRGQRGDSRSPGHKRRRETPSPRPVRHRSSRSP, via the exons GTACGAGGAACAGCAAATTCAGGAAAAAGTGGCTACCTTTCGACTCATGTTGCTGGAGAAGGATGTGAAccctgggggaaaggaagagaccccagggcagaggccagc ggtaACTGAGACTCACCAGTTGGCAGaactgaatgagaaaaagaatgagcGACTCCGTGCTGCCTTTGGTATCAGTGATTCCTATGTAGATGGCAGCTCTTTTGATCCTCAGCGTCGCGCTCGAGAAGCTAAACAACCAGCTCCAGAGCCTCCCAAACCTTACAG CCTTGTCCGGGAGTCCAGCAGTTCTCGCTCACCAACcccaaagcaaaagaagaagaaaaagaagaaagatagagGACG CAGGTCAGAGAGCAGCTCTCCTCGACGAGAGAGGAAGAAGAGTTCTAAGAAGAAGAAGCACAG GTCAGAATCTGAATCCAAAAAACGGAAGCATAG GTCTCCCACTCCAAAGAGCAAACGTAAATCTAAGGACAAGAAGCGGAAGCG GTCTCGTAGTACAACACCAGCCCCCAAGAGCCGCCGGGCCCACCGTTCAACGTCTGCTGACTCTGCTTCCTCTTCTGATACTTCCCGCAGTCG GTCTCGAAGTGCGGCAGCAAAGACGCATACAATTACCTTGACTGGGCGAAGTCCTTCCCCTGTTTCAGGGCGTCGAGGGGAGGGAGATGCACCTTCTAAGGAACAAGGTACCACCAACACAGGGCAGCCTAGCAGCCCAGAGCCCTCTACAAAGCAGCCTAGCAGTCCTCATGaggacaaagacaaagacaaggaG AAATCTGCAATTCGACCTAGCCCCTCTCCGGAAAGGAGCAGCGCAGGCCCAGAACCACCTGCTCCCACTCCGCTCCTTGCTGAGCAACATGGCGGCTCCCCACAACCCCTTGCAACAACCACCTTAAGTCAGGAGCCAGTGAACCCCCCATCTGAGGCTTCCCCAACCCGGGGCCGTTCACCACCTAAGTCTCCTGAGAAACCTCCCCAGTCGTCTTCAGAGAGCTGCCCACCATCCCCTCAACCTACCAAAGTTTCTCGACATGCCAGCTCTTCCCCTGAAAGTCCTAAACCTGCACCAGCTCCTGGGTCCCGCCGAGAGATTTCTTCTTCTCCCGCATCCAAGAGTCGCTCACATGGCCGAGCAAAGCGGGATAAGTCACATTCTCATACCCCTTCTCGAAGAGTGGGGAGGTCCCGTAGCCCTACCACCACTAAGAGGGGGCGATCTCGGTCTCGAACCCCTACCAAAAGAGGTCATTCTAGGTCCCGGTCCCCTCAGTGGCGTAGGTCCCGGTCTGCACAGAGGTGGGGACGGTCCAGAAGCCCCCAGCGACGTGGTCGCTCTAGGTCTCCTCAGCGACCAGGCTGGTCTAGAAGCAGAAATACCCAGAGAAGAGGCAGGTCTAGATCAGCAAGGCGAGGCAGGTCTCATTCTAGGTCCCCAGCTGCTAGGGGCAGATCTCGTTCTAGAACGCCAGCCCGCCGGGCTAGATCTCGCTCTAGAACACCTGCCAGGCGGAGATCACGATCCAGAACACCTGCCAGGCGTAGGTCCCGCTCTAGGACACCAGCCCGGAGAGGCAGGTCTCGCTCTAGGACACCTGCTAGGCGCAGATCTAGGACCCGATCGCCAGTACGACGGAGGTCTCGTAGCAGATCACCGGCCAGGAGAAGTGGCAGGTCACGCTCTAGAACTCCAGCCAGACGTCGGTCACGCTCTAGAACACCAGCCAGGAGAGGGAGATCTCGGTCTAGGACACCGGCAAGACGAGGACGATCTCGGTCTAGGACACCCGTAAGACGAGGACGATCTCGGTCTAGGACACCAGCAAGACGAAGATCTCGTAGTAGAAGTCTTGTTAGACGAGGAAGATCTCATTCTAGAACACCACAAAGAAGAGGCAGGTCTGGTTCGTCATCAGAGCGGAAGAACAAATCCAGAGCATCACAGAGGAGGAGCAGGTCCAACTCAAGCCCAGAAATGAAAAAATCTCGAGTTTCTTCAAGACGGAGCAGGTCTCTCTCTTCACCGCGGTCCAAAGCAAAATCTCGCTTGTCTTTGAGGCGAAGCCTTTCGGGATCCTCTCCGTGTCCTAAACAAAAGTCTCGGACACCACCAAGGCGCAGTCGCTCTGGATCATCCCAGCCGAAAGCTAAATCTAGAACACCACCAAGGCGAAGTCGTTCTGGTTCTTCTCCTCCTTCTAACCAGAAATCTAAAACACCTTCAAGACAGAGTTGTTCCAGTTCATCTCCTCAACCTAAAGTGAAGTCTGGAACACCACCAAGGCAAGGGTCTGTAACAAGTCCCCAGGCAAATGAACAGTCTGCGACACCACAAATACAGAGCCGTTCAGAATCATCACCTGACCCTGAGGTGAAATCTATGACCCCTTCAAGACATAGCTGCTCTGGGTCCTCTCCTCCTAGAGTGAAATCTAGCACCCCTCCAAGAGGGAGCCGCTCTGGATCGTCCTCTCCACAGCCCAAAGTGAAGGCACTAATGTCGCCAGTCCACAGTCATTCTGGCTCCTCTTCTCCGAGTCCTAGTAGGGTAACCTCTAAAACACCGCCAAGGCAAAGCAGATCAGAGTCTCCTTGCTCCAAGATGGAATCTAGATTGTTGCAAAGACACAGCCGTTCTAGGTCCTCTTCACCAGATACCAAAGTGAAACCTGGAACACCACCAAGACAAAGTCACTCAGGGTCTACTTCACCATGCCCTAAAGTTAAGCCCCAAACTCCATCAGGGCACAGTCTTTGTGGATCTAAGTCCCCATGTTCCCAAGAGAAGTCTAAAGACTTACCAGCACAAAGTTCtggatccttctctctctgtccaggAGTAAAGTCTACCACACCACCAGGAGAAATGTATTTTGTCTCCTCTTCTCTGCAACAGAAAGGACAATCACAGACTTCACCAGACCCTAGATCTGATACTTCAAGTCCAGACATGAAACGGAGTCACTCTGAGTCTCCGTCTCTGCAGAGCAAATCTCACACACCTCTTAAGGGTGGCCGGTCCAGGTCCTCATCTCCAATCACTGAGCTGACCCCCAGATCTCCAACAAGACCAGACAGAAGTGAATTGTCAAGTCCTAGGCTAAAATCTGGAATGTCTCCTGAGCAGAGCAAGTCTCAGTCTGACTCTTTCCCATATCCTGCCATGGACTCTAAATCTCTTTTGGGGCAGAGTAGATTGGAGCCTTCTGagccaaaagagaaaacaggcttACTCCTTCAGGAAGATATTACTGTGTCATCTCCTGGACCAAGAGACAAATCTAGTCCTTTCCCAGTGCAGGATAAATCTGAGTCCTCACCAGTACTCAGAGAGACACCTAAAACCCCATCAAGGGAAAGAGGTGGTGTTGGGTCATCCCCAGATACAAAAGACCAAAGTATGtcagccaagccaagccaagatGAGGAATTAATGGAGGTCGAGAAATCTGAAGAATCCTCAAACCAGGTCCTCTCTCATTTGTCTCCAGAACTTAAAGAAATGGCTGGAGGTAATTTTGAATCCTCACCTGAAATAGAAGAAAGACCTGTGTCTTTGACTCTTGACCAAAGCCAGTCACAGACTTCTTTGGAAGCAGAAGTCCCTGCAGTGGCCTCAACTTGGAGTGGGCCACATTTTTCTCCAGAGCATAAAGAGCTGTCTAATTCCTCCCCGAGGGAGAATAGCTTTGGATCACCTTTAGAATTTAGAAACTCAGGCCCTGTTGCAGAAATGAATGCTGGATTTTCTCCTGAGGTTAAAGAAGATTTGAATGGATCTTTTCCTAATCAGCTGGAGACAGATCCATTTGTAGACATGAAAGAACAATCCACAAGGTCCTCCAGACGCAGCAGTTCTGAGTTATCGCCAGATGCAGTGGAAAAAGCAGGAATGTCTTCAAATCAGAGTGTTTCTTCACCAGTGCTCGATGCTGTACCCAGAACACCATCGAGGGAAAGAAGTAGCTCTGCATCTCCTGAACTGAAAGACGGTTTACCCAGAACCCCCTCAAGGAGAAGCAGGTCTGGGTCTTCTCCAGGACTGAGAGATGGGTCTGGGACTCCCTCGAGGCACAGCTTATCTGGGTCCTCTCCTGGAATGAAAGATATACCTAGAACACCGTCTAGGGGGAGAAGTGAATGTGATTCTTCTCCAGAACCAAAAGCTTTGCCCCAGACTCCTAGGCCAAGGAGTCGTTCTCCATCATCTCCAGAGCTCAACAACAAGTGTCTTACCCCCCAGAGAGAACGAAGTGGGTCAGAGTCGTCAgttgaacagaagaccatggctaGGACTCCTCTTGGACAGAGAAGTCGATCTGGGTCTTCTCAAGAACTTGATGGCAAGCCCAGTGCATCCCCTCAAGAAAGAAGTGAATCAGACTCTTCTCCAGATTCCAAAGCTAAGACACGAGTACCACTTAGAGAAAGGAGTCGGTCTGGGTCGTCTCCAGAGGTTGACAGCAAAGCCCGACCTTCTCCTCGCCGTAGTAGGTCTGGCTCATCCCCTGAAGTTAAAGATAAGCTGAGAGTGGCACCCAGGGCACAGAGCGGTTCTGATTCTTCTCCTGAACCCAAGGCTCCTGCCCTTCGAGCTCTTCCCAGACGAAGCAGGTCAGGTTCATCAAGCAAAGGCAGAGGCCCTTCTCCTGACGGAAGCAGCAGTTCAGAGTCCTCTCCAGAACACCCACCCAAATCCAGAACTGCTAGAAGAAGCTCTAGGTCATCACCAGAGCCCAAGACCAAGTCCCGCACTCCACCTCGCCGTCGCAGCTCTAGGTCGTCTCCTGAGCTGACTAGGAAGGCCAGGCTGTCTCGTAGAAGCCGCTCTGCATCGTCCTCACCAGAGACCCGTTCTAGAACCCCCCCGAGACGTCGAAGAAGTCCTTCAGTGTCTTCCCCAGAGCCAGCTGAAAAGTCAAGATCTTCACGCCGGCGGCGCTCAGCTTCATCCCCCCGTGCTAAGACAACTTCAAGGAGAGGCCGTTCTCCTTCACCAAAGCCTCGTGGGCTTCAGAGATCCCGTTCCCGctcaaggagagagaaaaccagaacAACTCGACGTCGAGATAGGTCTGGATCTTCCCAGTCAACTTCGCGGAGAAGACAGCGGAGCCGGTCGAGGTCTCGGGTCACTCGTCGGCGGAGGGGAGGCTCTGGTTACCACTCAAGGTCACCTGCCCGGCAGGAGAGTTCCCGAACTTCTTCCCGACGCCGAAGAGGCCGTTCTCGGACACCCCCAGCCAGTCGGAAGCGGTCCCGCTCTCGTACATCACCAGCTCCATGGAAACGCTCACGGTCTCGGGCCTCTCCAGCCACTCACCGGCGGTCCAGGTCCAGAACACCTTTGGTCAGCCGCCGTAGGTCCAGGTCTCGAACTTCACCAGTCAGTCGGAGACGATCAAGGTCCAGGACATCAGTGACTCGACGAAGATCTCGATCCAGAGCATCGCCAGTGAGTCGAAGGCGATCCAGGTCTAGAACACCACCAGTAACCCGCCGTCGTTCAAGATCCAGAACCCCAACACGCCGGCGCTCCCGTTCTAGAACTCCACCAGTGACTCGAAGAAGGTCCAGATCTAGGACTCCACCAGTGACCAGGAGGCGATCTCGAAGCAGAACTTCCCCTATCGCTCGCAGAAGATCGAGATCCAGAACGTCTCCAGTCACCCGTAGGAGATCTCGATCTCGCACATCTCCGGTAACTCGAAGGAGGTCCCGCTCTCGAACCTCTCCGGTGACACGCCGCCGATCTCGGTCCCGAACACCTCCTGCTATACGGCGTCGCTCTAGATCTCGGACCCCATTGTTGCCACGCAAGCGTTCTCGAAGTCGCTCTCCCCTTGCTATCCGTCGCCGTTCCAGATCCCGTACTCCACGAACAACTCGGGGCAAACGGTCCTTAACGAGATCTCCTCCCGCCATCCGAAGACGTTCTGCATCTGGAAGTAGTTCTGATCGCTCACGTTCTGCTACTCCTCCGGCAACGAGAAATCATTCTGGTTCTCGGACCCCTCCAGTAGCGCTCAATAGCTCCAGAATGAGCTGTTTCAGTCGTCCTAGCATGTCACCAACTCCTCTGGACCGCTGTCGATCACCTGGAATGCTGGAACCCCTTGGCAGCTCTAGAACACCTATGTCTGTCCTGCAGCAAGCTGGTGGCTCCATGATGGATGGTCCAGGTCCCCGAATTCCTGATCACCCGAGAACATCTGTGCCAGAAAATCACGCACAGTCTAGAATCGCACTTGCCCTGACAGCCATCAGTCTTGGCACTGCTCGGCCACCTCCATCCATGTCTGCTGCTGGCCTTGCTGCAAGAATGTCCCAGGTCCCAGCTCCAGTGCCTCTCATGAGTCTCAGAACGGCCCCAGCTGCCAGTCTTGCCAGCAGGATTCCTGCAGCTTCTGCAGCAGCGATGAATCTGGCCGGTGCCAGGACACCTGCCATACCAACAGCAGTGAACCTGGCTGACTCCAGAACGCCAGCTGCGGCAGCAGCCATGAACTTGGCCAGCCCCAGAACAGCAGTGGCACCTTCTGCTGTGAACCTCGCTGACCCTCGCACCCCTACAGCCCCAGCTGTGAATCTAGCAGGAGCCAGAACCCCGGCTGCCTTGGCAGCTCTGAGTCTCACCGGCTCTGGCACTCCCCCGACCGCTGCAAACTATCCCTCCAGCTCCAGAACAGCCCAGGCTGCAGCCCCTGCAAACCTGGTGGGTCCTAGATCTGCACATGCTACAGCTCCTGTGAATATTGCCAGCTCCAGAACCCCTCCAGCCATGGCACCTGCAAGCCTCACCAGTGCTAGAATGGCTCCAGCCTTGTCTGGTGCAAACCTTACCagcccccgggtgcccctcacTGCTTACGAACGTGTTAGTGGTAGAACCTCACCGCCACTTCTTGACCGAGCCAGATCCAGAACCCCACCAGGAGGCCCAGGCTCCAGAACCCCACCATCTGCCCTCAGCCAGTCTAGAATGACCTCTGAGCGGGCTCCCTCTCCTACTTCTAGAATGGTTCAGGCTTCCTCCCAGTGTGTTCTTCCTCCAGCTCAGGATCGACCTAGGTCCCCTGTGCCATCTGCTTTTTCTGACCAGTCCCGAGCTTTGCTTGCCCAGACCACCCCTGTAGCAGGGTCTCAGTCCCTCTCCTCTGGGACGGTGGCAAAGACCACGTCCTCTGCTGGTGACCACAACGGCATGCTCTCTGGTCCTGTCCCTGGGGTGTCCCACCCTGAGGGTGGGGAAACACCAGCCTCCACGGGGGCCCAGCAGCCTTCTGCATTGGCCACCCTGCAGCCGGCAAAGGAGCGGCGgagttcctcctcctcctcctcatccagctcctcctcttcatcctcgTCAtcgtcctcttcctcctcctcttcctccggTTCCAGTTCTAGCGACTCGGAGGGCTCTAGCCTTCCTGCTCAACCTGAGGTAGCGCTGAAGAG